In the Camelus bactrianus isolate YW-2024 breed Bactrian camel chromosome 17, ASM4877302v1, whole genome shotgun sequence genome, one interval contains:
- the EPM2AIP1 gene encoding EPM2A-interacting protein 1 has protein sequence MWMTPKRSKMEVDESRGFRSEWTQRYLVVEPPEGEGALCLVCRRVVVAASEPDVRQHYEAEHGYYERYVSEGEREALVERLRRGDLPEAAPLTPEERAARAGLVVARLLALKGRGWGEGDFVYRCMEVMLRDVLPDHVSVLNGVDLSPEITRQRVLDIHENLRSQLFNRAKDFKAFSLALDDQAFVAYENYLLVFVRGVGHDLVVQEELLTIINLTHYFSVGALMAAILEALQTAGLSLQRMVGLTTTHTLRMIGENSGLVSYMREKAVSPNCWNVIHYSGFLHLELLSSYDLDVNQVINAVSEWIVLIKTRGVRRPEFQALLTESESEHGERVNGRCLNNWLRRGKTLKLIFSLRKKIKTFLVSIGATTIHFTDKQWLCDFGFLVDIMDHLRELSVLLRVSKVFAAAAFDHICTFEVKLNLLQRHIEENNLTHFAALREVTDELKEHLKEDEKIFEPGRYQVVICRLQKEFERHFKDLKFIKKDLELFANPFSFKTEYAPISVKVELTKLQANTNLWNEYRTKDLGQFYAGLSAESYPIIKGVACKVASLFDSSEICEKAFSYLTRNQHTLSQPLTDEQLHALFRIATTEIEPRWDDLVRGRNEPNP, from the coding sequence ATGTGGATGACGCCCAAGAGGAGCAAAATGGAAGTCGACGAGTCTCGAGGGTTCCGGTCCGAGTGGACCCAGCGATACCTGGTGGTGGAGCCTCCGGAGGGCGAAGGCGCCCTGTGCCTGGTCTGTCGCCGCGTCGTCGTCGCTGCCAGCGAACCCGACGTCAGGCAGCACTACGAGGCCGAGCACGGCTACTACGAGCGGTATGTGTCGGAGGGCGAGCGCGAAGCCCTGGTGGAGCGTCTGCGTCGGGGCGACTTGCCCGAGGCCGCCCCGCTCACTCCCGAGGAGAGAGCTGCTCGTGCAGGCCTCGTGGTCGCCCGCCTCTTGGCCTTGAAGGGTCGCGGCTGGGGTGAGGGAGACTTTGTGTACCGGTGCATGGAGGTGATGCTGAGAGACGTACTGCCCGATCACGTAAGCGTTCTGAATGGCGTTGATTTATCCCCGGAGATCACGCGGCAAAGGGTCCTGGACATTCACGAGAATCTACGCAGTCAGCTTTTTAACCGGGCTAAGGACTTTAAAGCCTTTTCCCTTGCCTTGGACGACCAGGCTTTTGTGGCCTATGAGAACTACCTCCTGGTCTTTGTCCGCGGCGTGGGCCACGATTTGGTGGTGCAGGAAGAGCTTCTGACCATAATCAACCTGACTCATTATTTCAGTGTTGGTGCCCTCATGGCGGCAATCCTTGAGGCCCTGCAGACGGCAGGGCTTAGCTTGCAGCGGATGGTTGGACTGACCACGACTCACACTCTGAGGATGATTGGTGAGAACTCAGGACTGGTGTCATACATGAGAGAAAAGGCTGTGAGCCCCAACTGTTGGAATGTTATCCATTATTCAGGATTTCTTCACTTGGAACTGTTGAGCTCCTACGATTTGGATGTTAATCAGGTCATAAATGCCGTATCTGAATGGATAGTTTTGATTAAGACCAGAGGCGTTAGGCGACCGGAATTTCAGGCTTTACTAACCGAGTCTGAATCAGAGCACGGTGAAAGGGTTAATGGACGCTGCCTGAACAATTGGCTTAGAAGAGGGAAAACTTTAAAACTAatattttccttaagaaaaaagataaaaacattctTGGTTTCAATAGGGGCGACCACGATccacttcacagacaagcagTGGCTTTGTGATTTTGGCTTCTTGGTGGATATTATGGACCACCTTCGAGAACTCAGTGTACTGTTGAGAGTTAGTAAGGTCTTTGCTGCTGCTGCCTTTGACCATATTTGTACCTTTGAAGTTAAGCTGAATTTACTTCAGAGACATATTGAGGAAAACAATCTAACACACTTTGCCGCCTTGAGAGAAGTTACTGATGAGCTTAAAGAGCATCttaaagaagatgaaaaaatatttgaaccTGGTAGGTATCAGGTGGTGATCTGTCGCCTCCAAAAAGAGTTTGAGAGACATTTCAAAGACCTCAAGTTCATTAAAAAGGACTTAGAGCTTTTTGCAAATCCATTTAGCTTTAAAACTGAGTATGCACCTATTTCAGTAAAGGTGGAGCTAACGAAACTTCAGGCGAATACTAACCTTTGGAACGAATACAGAACCAAAGACTTGGGGCAGTTCTATGCTGGATTGTCTGCTGAATCTTACCCAATTATCAAAGGGGTTGCCTGTAAGGTGGCATCCTTGTTTGATAGTAGCGAAATCTGTGAAAAGGCTTTTTCGTATTTAACCCGAAACCAGCACACTTTGAGCCAGCCGTTGACAGACGAACAACTTCACGCCCTGTTTAGAATTGCCACCACTGAAATAGAACCGCGTTGGGATGATCTTGTGAGAGGAAGAAATGAACCAAATCCATGA